A stretch of Arthrobacter sunyaminii DNA encodes these proteins:
- a CDS encoding diacylglycerol/lipid kinase family protein: MASSAAGPRQRAAVIMNPIKKTDVDIRALVESACRDQGWDEPLWLETTKEDPGRGMAKEALEAGVDVVIAAGGDGTVRCVAAELAGTDTPLGLIPLGTGNLLARNLDIAVDDPEAAVTAALTGTDRNIDVVHVTLDRALEGDVFLVMAGLGYDAALMGDTNDTLKDRVGWLAYIDAGVRNLPGKPVKSTIRLDGGKEISGFPRSVMGGNCGKIMGGLEIFPGARIDDGLLDIMTMAPKGRLGWLGVVAGLLRRGKGKGTSVEYYQCKEAEIFTQTPQEFEVDGDHLGKASHVAFRVDPSALRVRMPQGEKDPAILTDPEV, encoded by the coding sequence ATGGCCAGCTCAGCAGCCGGACCGCGCCAACGTGCCGCAGTCATCATGAACCCCATCAAAAAGACCGATGTGGACATCCGCGCCCTGGTTGAGAGCGCCTGCCGGGACCAGGGCTGGGATGAGCCGCTGTGGCTGGAAACCACCAAGGAGGATCCGGGGCGCGGCATGGCCAAAGAGGCCCTGGAAGCCGGCGTGGATGTGGTGATCGCGGCCGGCGGCGACGGAACCGTACGCTGTGTTGCCGCCGAACTGGCAGGCACTGACACGCCGCTGGGGCTCATCCCGCTTGGAACGGGGAACCTACTGGCCCGCAATCTGGATATCGCCGTCGACGATCCGGAGGCCGCGGTTACCGCCGCCCTTACCGGAACGGACCGCAATATCGACGTCGTCCACGTCACCCTGGACCGCGCGCTGGAAGGCGACGTTTTCCTGGTCATGGCCGGGCTCGGGTACGACGCCGCTCTCATGGGCGATACGAACGACACGCTCAAGGACCGCGTCGGCTGGCTGGCCTACATTGACGCTGGTGTCCGAAACCTGCCAGGCAAACCGGTCAAGAGCACCATCCGGCTCGACGGCGGCAAGGAGATCTCCGGCTTTCCCCGCAGCGTGATGGGCGGCAACTGCGGAAAGATCATGGGCGGCCTGGAGATTTTCCCCGGTGCCCGGATTGACGACGGGCTGCTGGACATCATGACCATGGCCCCCAAGGGGCGGTTGGGCTGGCTCGGTGTTGTGGCCGGACTGCTGCGCCGGGGGAAGGGCAAGGGAACTTCCGTGGAGTATTACCAGTGCAAGGAAGCTGAAATCTTCACGCAGACCCCGCAGGAATTCGAAGTTGACGGTGACCACCTGGGCAAGGCCTCGCATGTGGCTTTCCGCGTCGATCCCAGCGCTTTGCGGGTTCGGATGCCGCAGGGTGAGAAGGATCCGGCCATTCTGACCGACCCTGAAGTCTAG
- a CDS encoding SGNH/GDSL hydrolase family protein translates to MTFTSRYVALGDSFTEGVGDWDDSLPNGVRGWADRVAEQLILAEDSWGYANLAIRGKKLHQVLAEQVDAAIALEPTLVSIYAGGNDILRPRVDIDTLMDSYDGAIAKLRASGAAVLMFTGFDSGRSPVFGATRGRTALYNELVREVADRHGAELVDYWRMKELQDERYWDIDRLHMAPAGHMFTAKKVLEVLRRTDTIDVPELDELPARTRAEQLRRDAQWAREYLGPWVGRRLRGVSSGDNLTPKYPIPVHPKVPVRS, encoded by the coding sequence GTGACTTTTACTTCTCGGTATGTGGCTTTGGGCGATTCATTCACTGAAGGCGTGGGGGACTGGGATGACTCCCTGCCCAACGGGGTGCGGGGCTGGGCGGACCGCGTCGCCGAGCAGCTGATCCTCGCCGAAGACTCCTGGGGATACGCCAATCTGGCGATCCGCGGCAAGAAACTGCATCAGGTCCTGGCGGAACAGGTGGACGCCGCCATCGCACTGGAACCAACGCTGGTGAGCATTTACGCAGGCGGCAACGACATTCTGCGCCCCCGGGTGGACATCGACACACTGATGGACTCGTACGACGGCGCCATTGCCAAGCTGCGTGCCTCCGGCGCCGCTGTGCTGATGTTCACCGGATTCGATTCGGGCCGGTCACCGGTGTTTGGGGCCACCCGGGGGCGGACGGCGCTGTACAACGAGCTGGTGCGCGAGGTCGCTGACCGCCACGGTGCCGAGCTCGTGGATTACTGGCGCATGAAGGAACTGCAGGACGAAAGGTACTGGGACATAGACCGGTTGCACATGGCCCCGGCCGGACATATGTTCACCGCCAAGAAAGTCCTCGAAGTCCTGCGCCGCACCGACACCATCGATGTCCCGGAGCTGGACGAGCTGCCTGCGCGGACCCGTGCCGAGCAACTGCGCCGTGATGCCCAGTGGGCTCGGGAATACCTCGGACCGTGGGTCGGGCGCCGGCTGCGGGGGGTTTCCTCAGGTGACAATCTGACCCCTAAATACCCGATTCCGGTACACCCCAAAGTTCCGGTCCGTTCCTGA